Proteins encoded by one window of Sphingomonas ginkgonis:
- a CDS encoding beta-glucosidase family protein, which yields MLFGRLLGTMSAAVLALAAGQAGAAPRAAAGPDQRAAALVGRMSEDEKLQLVFGYFATDFAPKNYVAKPGGRDGSAGYVPGIARLGVPAQWQTDAGVGVATQGAAKQKRERTALPSGLATAASWNPDVGYAGGRMIGAEAFSSGFNTMLAGGANLLRDPRNGRNFEYGGEDPLLAGTMVGAQIAGIQSNHVISTLKHYAMNDLETGRDYHDAVIAQDAARISDLLAFQFAAERGNPGSVMCSYNQVNGAHSCENRWLLTDMLRGQFGWPGFVMSDWGATHSTEAAANAGLDQDSGFPFDKEPYFGAPLKAAVDSGRVPRARLDEMARRVVRSMIAVGLLDHPVAVGPIDYAAHALVTRTDAEEGSVLLKNEGNLLPLGPAVRRIVLIGSHADRGVLSGGGSSQVYPVGGNAVPGLEPTGWPGPVVYFPSSPLAELQRLAPNAQIRFVDGSDPAAAAAAARSADVAIVFLNQWTSESIDTPIALPGNQDALVEAVAGAQPRTVAVLETGGPVLMPWAARVPAILETWYPGSAGGAAIARLLTGAANPSGKLPATFPMSEAQLPRPVRPGTGLKDGEMFSIRYDEGATVGYKWFDARNLQPLFPFGHGLSYTSFAYTGLTARPAGGAIEASVTVRNTGRRAGKEVVQLYVSPQRGGWEAPRRLAAFEKVSLAPGQSRRVTLRVDPRLLATYAGGQWSIAPGAYDVLAASSSRDFRSRASVTLAAATLPGNWRP from the coding sequence ATGCTGTTTGGTCGACTTCTCGGGACTATGTCCGCCGCGGTGCTGGCGCTTGCCGCCGGCCAGGCCGGCGCGGCGCCGCGTGCTGCCGCCGGTCCCGACCAGCGCGCCGCCGCGCTGGTCGGGCGGATGAGCGAGGACGAGAAGCTGCAGCTGGTGTTCGGCTATTTCGCGACCGACTTCGCGCCGAAGAACTATGTGGCGAAGCCGGGCGGCCGCGACGGCTCGGCCGGCTACGTGCCCGGCATCGCCCGCCTCGGCGTTCCGGCGCAATGGCAGACCGACGCCGGGGTCGGGGTCGCGACGCAGGGCGCCGCCAAGCAGAAGCGCGAACGGACCGCGCTTCCATCGGGCCTCGCCACCGCCGCCTCGTGGAACCCCGACGTCGGCTACGCCGGCGGCCGGATGATCGGCGCGGAGGCCTTCTCGTCGGGCTTCAACACGATGCTCGCGGGCGGTGCCAACCTGCTGCGCGACCCGCGCAACGGGCGCAATTTCGAATATGGCGGCGAGGATCCGCTGCTCGCCGGAACGATGGTCGGCGCGCAGATCGCGGGCATCCAGTCCAACCACGTCATCAGCACGCTCAAACATTATGCGATGAACGACCTGGAGACCGGGCGCGACTATCATGACGCGGTGATCGCGCAGGACGCGGCGCGCATCTCCGACCTGCTCGCCTTCCAGTTCGCCGCCGAGCGCGGCAACCCGGGCTCGGTCATGTGCAGCTACAACCAGGTCAACGGCGCGCACAGCTGCGAGAACCGCTGGCTGCTCACCGACATGCTGCGCGGCCAGTTCGGCTGGCCCGGGTTCGTCATGTCCGACTGGGGCGCGACCCACAGCACCGAGGCCGCGGCCAACGCCGGGCTCGACCAGGACAGCGGCTTCCCGTTCGACAAGGAGCCCTATTTCGGCGCGCCGCTCAAGGCCGCGGTGGACTCGGGCCGAGTGCCGCGCGCGCGCCTCGACGAGATGGCGCGCCGCGTGGTCCGTTCGATGATCGCGGTCGGGCTGCTCGACCATCCGGTGGCAGTCGGGCCGATCGACTATGCCGCGCATGCGCTGGTCACGCGCACGGACGCGGAGGAAGGCTCGGTCCTGCTCAAGAACGAGGGCAATCTGCTCCCGCTCGGGCCCGCGGTTCGGCGCATCGTGCTGATCGGCAGCCACGCCGACCGCGGCGTACTGTCGGGCGGCGGCTCGTCGCAGGTCTATCCGGTCGGCGGCAATGCAGTGCCGGGGCTGGAACCGACCGGCTGGCCCGGTCCGGTGGTCTATTTCCCCTCCTCGCCGCTGGCCGAGCTGCAGCGGCTCGCCCCCAATGCGCAGATCCGCTTCGTCGACGGCAGCGACCCGGCGGCGGCGGCCGCGGCGGCGCGCTCGGCCGACGTCGCCATCGTCTTCCTCAACCAGTGGACCAGCGAGTCGATCGACACGCCGATCGCCCTGCCCGGCAACCAGGATGCGCTGGTCGAGGCGGTGGCCGGGGCGCAGCCGCGCACCGTCGCGGTGCTGGAGACCGGCGGCCCGGTGCTGATGCCGTGGGCGGCGCGGGTCCCGGCGATCCTCGAGACCTGGTATCCCGGCAGCGCCGGCGGGGCGGCGATCGCCCGCCTGCTGACCGGCGCCGCCAATCCCTCGGGCAAGCTCCCGGCGACCTTCCCGATGAGCGAGGCGCAGCTGCCGCGGCCGGTGCGGCCGGGCACCGGGCTGAAGGACGGCGAGATGTTCTCGATCCGCTACGACGAGGGCGCGACGGTCGGCTACAAATGGTTCGACGCGCGCAACCTGCAGCCGCTGTTCCCCTTCGGCCACGGGCTCAGCTACACCAGCTTCGCCTACACCGGGCTGACCGCGCGGCCCGCCGGCGGCGCGATCGAGGCGAGCGTCACCGTCCGCAATACTGGCCGCCGCGCCGGCAAGGAAGTCGTCCAGCTCTACGTCTCGCCGCAGCGCGGCGGGTGGGAAGCGCCGCGGCGGCTGGCTGCGTTCGAGAAGGTCAGCCTCGCTCCCGGGCAGAGCAGGCGGGTGACGCTGCGGGTCGATCCGCGGCTGCTCGCGACCTACGCCGGCGGCCAATGGAGCATCGCGCCCGGCGCCTATGACGTGCTCGCCGCTTCCTCCTCGCGCGACTTCCGCAGCCGCGCCTCGGTGACTCTCGCCGCCGCGACCCTGCCGGGGAACTGGCGGCCCTAG
- a CDS encoding sialate O-acetylesterase: MLARPALILAALLASTSALAAPAIDPMLGDHAVIQRGKPILLRGTATAGERLQVAFAGVTRSVAAGRDGRWRLALPAMPAGGPYTLTATGRGGASATSSDLLVGDVWLCSGQSNMELPVSRALNLDTELANADDPQLRLLHVAKKTSLDPASAFADVPQWRAANRDSVPSFSAACYFMGRDLRKSEKVPMGLIDATWGGTAIRSWLDPEGARRASREDAQLLDLYRRDPAAANRQFGTTWERWWNARQPSQPWAQPDTLAWKPMKVGYWEKWGDPFFANFDGIVWARSDVEVTAAQASQAATLSLGVIDEIDQSWVNGVPVGNSFGWDYERSYRLPAGTLHAGRNTVVVNLLDSSGYGGFAGPETKLGLHFADGSTVPLAPSLRYSVAPSDVGTPPRPPWDTAAGLSLIYDGMIAPMGAEPLRGIAWYQGETDAGMAEGYGDRLTALASGWRRQFGDPALPFLVVGLPGWGPPPVAPVASGWAMVRDAQRRFGTGDPHAALVPAIDIGDRLELHPPQKQEVGHRLARAARTLAYGATAPASGPQAGAAQRSGNDVVVSFTGVSGALHGWSGPPVGFELCGDSQASCRFAAARVEGATVRVLGDGQPATRVRFAWADAPVVNLHDDSTLPVSSFELPVR; encoded by the coding sequence ATGCTCGCTCGTCCAGCTCTGATCCTCGCCGCCCTCCTCGCCTCCACCTCCGCGCTCGCCGCCCCCGCGATCGACCCCATGCTCGGCGATCATGCCGTCATCCAGCGCGGCAAGCCGATCCTGCTGCGCGGCACCGCGACGGCGGGCGAGCGGCTGCAGGTGGCGTTCGCGGGCGTGACCCGAAGCGTCGCGGCCGGGCGCGACGGGCGCTGGCGGCTGGCGCTTCCGGCCATGCCGGCGGGCGGACCCTATACGCTCACGGCGACGGGGCGCGGCGGCGCGAGCGCGACCAGCAGCGATCTGCTGGTCGGCGACGTCTGGCTCTGCTCGGGCCAGTCCAACATGGAGCTGCCGGTCAGCCGCGCGCTCAACCTCGACACCGAACTCGCCAATGCGGACGACCCGCAACTGCGGCTGCTCCACGTCGCCAAGAAGACCAGCCTCGATCCCGCGTCCGCCTTCGCCGACGTGCCGCAGTGGCGCGCGGCGAACCGCGATAGCGTGCCGTCCTTCTCCGCCGCCTGCTACTTCATGGGCCGCGACCTGCGGAAGAGCGAGAAGGTCCCGATGGGCCTGATCGACGCGACCTGGGGCGGGACCGCGATCCGGTCCTGGCTCGATCCCGAGGGTGCCCGGCGCGCCAGCCGGGAAGATGCCCAGCTGCTCGACCTCTACCGGCGCGATCCCGCGGCGGCCAACCGGCAGTTCGGCACGACCTGGGAGCGCTGGTGGAACGCCAGGCAGCCGAGCCAGCCCTGGGCACAGCCGGACACGCTCGCCTGGAAGCCGATGAAGGTCGGCTACTGGGAGAAGTGGGGCGACCCCTTCTTCGCCAATTTCGACGGGATCGTCTGGGCGCGCAGCGACGTCGAGGTCACGGCGGCGCAGGCGAGCCAGGCGGCCACCCTCTCCCTCGGGGTCATCGACGAGATCGACCAGAGCTGGGTCAACGGCGTGCCCGTCGGCAACAGCTTCGGCTGGGACTATGAGCGCAGCTACCGGCTACCCGCCGGAACCCTCCACGCCGGCCGCAACACGGTCGTCGTCAACCTGCTCGACTCGTCCGGCTACGGCGGGTTCGCCGGGCCGGAAACGAAGCTGGGGCTGCACTTCGCCGACGGCAGCACCGTCCCGCTCGCGCCCAGCCTGCGCTACTCGGTCGCGCCGTCGGACGTCGGCACGCCGCCGCGCCCGCCGTGGGACACGGCCGCAGGCCTGTCGCTCATCTACGACGGGATGATCGCGCCGATGGGTGCCGAGCCGCTCCGCGGAATCGCCTGGTACCAGGGCGAGACCGACGCCGGCATGGCCGAAGGCTATGGCGACCGGCTGACCGCGCTGGCGAGCGGCTGGCGGCGGCAGTTCGGCGACCCGGCCCTGCCCTTCCTCGTCGTCGGCCTGCCCGGCTGGGGCCCACCACCGGTCGCGCCGGTGGCGAGCGGCTGGGCGATGGTCCGCGATGCGCAGCGGCGGTTCGGCACCGGCGACCCGCACGCGGCGCTGGTCCCTGCGATCGACATCGGCGACCGGCTCGAGCTTCACCCGCCGCAGAAGCAGGAGGTCGGCCATCGGCTCGCCCGCGCCGCGCGGACGCTCGCCTATGGCGCGACCGCGCCCGCCTCGGGGCCGCAGGCCGGCGCGGCGCAGCGCTCGGGCAATGATGTGGTGGTGAGCTTCACCGGGGTCAGCGGCGCGCTGCACGGCTGGAGCGGACCGCCGGTCGGGTTCGAGCTGTGCGGCGACAGCCAGGCGAGCTGCCGCTTCGCCGCGGCGCGAGTCGAGGGCGCCACCGTCCGGGTGCTGGGCGACGGCCAGCCGGCGACGCGGGTCCGCTTCGCCTGGGCCGATGCGCCGGTGGTCAATCTCCACGACGACAGCACGCTGCCGGTCAGCAGCTTCGAGCTGCCGGTCCGCTAG
- a CDS encoding SMP-30/gluconolactonase/LRE family protein, with amino-acid sequence MSAEPVSVWPLGAELGEGPVWLGDERTLGFVDIKKQQVHFYSPDTGERRSWAAPEPIGFLLPARGGGFVAGLQSGLHRFDERTGAFAPLAPVETHLPGNRLNDACVDPAGRLWFGSMDNGEREPSGAFYCLDESAVRPAGLPPVCITNGPAVSADGRRLYHVDTLGGTIDVAELRPDGSLGEPRPFVRIDPADGYPDGPTIDSEDHLWIGLYGGWEARRYSPAGEMVQRVRFPVANVTKLAFGGNDLRTVFATTARQFLSEEQLAEQPQAGDLFQFRVNVPGVPCSLVQL; translated from the coding sequence TTGAGCGCCGAGCCGGTCAGCGTCTGGCCGCTCGGTGCCGAGCTCGGCGAGGGCCCGGTCTGGCTCGGGGACGAGCGGACGCTGGGCTTCGTCGACATCAAGAAGCAGCAGGTCCACTTCTATTCGCCCGACACCGGCGAGCGGCGCAGCTGGGCCGCGCCCGAGCCGATCGGCTTCCTGCTCCCGGCCCGCGGCGGCGGGTTCGTCGCCGGGCTGCAGAGCGGGCTGCACCGCTTCGACGAGCGGACCGGCGCCTTCGCCCCGCTCGCGCCGGTCGAAACCCACCTGCCCGGCAACCGGCTCAACGACGCCTGCGTCGACCCGGCCGGGCGGCTGTGGTTCGGCAGCATGGACAATGGCGAGCGCGAGCCCAGCGGCGCCTTCTACTGCCTCGACGAAAGCGCCGTCCGTCCCGCCGGCCTGCCGCCGGTGTGCATCACCAACGGCCCGGCGGTCTCGGCCGACGGCCGCCGCCTCTACCATGTCGACACGCTCGGCGGGACGATCGACGTCGCCGAGCTCCGCCCCGACGGCAGCCTCGGGGAGCCGCGCCCGTTCGTTCGGATCGACCCGGCCGACGGCTATCCCGACGGCCCGACGATCGATTCCGAGGACCATCTGTGGATCGGACTTTACGGCGGGTGGGAGGCCCGGCGCTATTCGCCTGCCGGCGAGATGGTGCAGCGCGTCCGCTTTCCGGTCGCCAACGTCACCAAGCTGGCGTTCGGCGGGAATGACCTGCGCACCGTGTTCGCGACCACCGCGCGCCAGTTCCTGAGCGAGGAGCAGCTCGCCGAGCAGCCGCAGGCGGGCGACCTCTTCCAGTTCCGAGTCAACGTCCCGGGGGTGCCATGCTCGCTCGTCCAGCTCTGA
- a CDS encoding fumarylacetoacetate hydrolase family protein, with the protein MHFSTTMLPTDADRALLAGRLALTDGPTPILIRDGSVFDMTSVAPTVSHWLETDAPGSLEGRKLMPLDELLAAPERLLAPIDLQVVKAAGVTFAVSAVERVIEERARGDSTQAAAIRERLEQRIGGAIRSVVPGSEDAARLKSALIEDGMWSQYLEVAIGPDAEIFTKAAVLSTVGWGAEIGVRSDSSWNNPEPEVVLVADSHGRAKGATLGNDVNLRDFEGRSALLLSKAKDNNASCAIGPFIRLFDDGFTMDQVRQAQVELVVEGTDNFRLEGESSMAEISRDPEELLRQAQSEHHFPDGFVLFLGTLFAPTQDRDEPGRGFTHRSGDTVRISTPSLGALVNRVTTSRDAPAWRFGIRELMHNLAGRGLLNGAY; encoded by the coding sequence ATGCATTTCTCCACGACCATGTTGCCGACCGACGCCGACCGGGCACTGCTCGCCGGGCGGCTGGCGCTCACCGACGGACCGACTCCGATCCTGATCCGCGACGGCTCGGTGTTCGACATGACTTCGGTTGCGCCGACCGTATCGCACTGGCTGGAGACGGACGCGCCGGGAAGCCTCGAGGGACGCAAGCTGATGCCGCTCGACGAGCTGCTCGCCGCGCCCGAGCGGCTGCTCGCGCCGATCGACCTCCAGGTCGTCAAGGCCGCCGGCGTGACCTTCGCGGTGTCGGCGGTCGAGCGGGTGATCGAGGAGCGGGCGCGCGGGGATTCGACCCAGGCGGCCGCCATCCGCGAACGGCTCGAGCAGCGGATCGGCGGCGCGATCCGCTCGGTGGTGCCCGGGTCCGAGGACGCCGCGCGGCTCAAGTCGGCGCTGATCGAGGACGGGATGTGGTCCCAGTATCTCGAGGTGGCGATCGGGCCGGACGCGGAAATCTTCACCAAGGCGGCGGTGCTGTCCACCGTCGGCTGGGGCGCCGAGATCGGCGTTCGCTCCGACAGCAGCTGGAACAACCCCGAGCCCGAGGTGGTGCTGGTCGCCGACAGCCATGGGCGGGCGAAGGGCGCGACGCTCGGCAACGACGTCAACCTGCGCGACTTCGAGGGGCGCAGCGCGCTGCTCCTGAGCAAAGCAAAGGACAATAACGCGTCCTGTGCGATCGGCCCGTTCATCCGCCTGTTCGACGACGGCTTCACGATGGACCAGGTGCGGCAGGCACAGGTCGAACTGGTGGTCGAGGGAACGGACAATTTCCGGCTCGAGGGCGAGAGCTCGATGGCCGAGATCAGCCGCGACCCCGAGGAGCTGCTCCGCCAGGCGCAGTCCGAGCATCATTTCCCAGACGGCTTCGTGCTCTTCCTCGGCACCTTGTTCGCGCCGACGCAGGACCGCGACGAGCCCGGCCGCGGCTTCACCCATCGCAGCGGCGACACGGTGCGCATCTCGACCCCGTCGCTGGGCGCGCTGGTCAACCGGGTCACCACCTCGCGCGATGCGCCCGCCTGGCGCTTCGGCATTCGCGAACTGATGCACAATCTGGCAGGTCGCGGCCTGCTGAACGGAGCCTATTGA
- a CDS encoding SDR family NAD(P)-dependent oxidoreductase, giving the protein MAPSPQRQQPGAADRRAIYPSLAGKRVLVTGGGSGIGAGIVEAFARQSADVIFFDVAEAESQALCERLEGRASFKRVDLKDIGQLKREIAALLEDGAIDVLVNNAANDDRHSVEQVDEAYWDDRLNTNLKHHFFAAQAVAPLMAKKGGGAIINLGSISWHLGLHDLTLYQTSKAAIEGLTRSLARELGPDGIRVTCVIPGNVQTPRQQRWYSPEGEAEIVAAQALKGRLQPEDVAAMILFLASDDARLVTGHNYWVDAGWR; this is encoded by the coding sequence CTGGCCCCCTCCCCGCAACGGCAACAGCCCGGCGCCGCCGACCGCCGCGCCATCTATCCGAGCCTCGCGGGCAAGCGCGTGCTGGTCACCGGCGGCGGGTCCGGCATCGGCGCGGGAATCGTCGAGGCCTTCGCCCGCCAGTCCGCCGACGTCATCTTCTTCGACGTCGCCGAGGCGGAATCGCAGGCGCTGTGCGAGCGGCTCGAGGGCCGGGCGAGCTTCAAGCGGGTCGACCTCAAGGACATCGGCCAGCTCAAGCGCGAGATCGCCGCGCTGCTCGAGGACGGCGCGATCGACGTGCTCGTCAACAATGCCGCCAACGACGACCGTCACTCGGTCGAGCAGGTCGACGAGGCCTACTGGGACGACCGGCTCAACACCAACCTCAAGCATCATTTCTTCGCCGCGCAGGCGGTCGCCCCGCTGATGGCGAAGAAGGGTGGCGGCGCGATCATCAACCTGGGCTCGATCAGCTGGCACCTCGGGCTGCACGACCTGACTCTCTACCAGACCAGCAAGGCAGCGATCGAAGGGTTGACCCGCAGCCTCGCGCGCGAGCTCGGACCCGACGGGATCCGGGTCACCTGCGTCATCCCCGGCAACGTCCAGACCCCGCGCCAGCAGCGGTGGTATTCGCCCGAGGGCGAAGCGGAGATCGTCGCCGCGCAAGCGCTCAAGGGACGCCTCCAGCCTGAGGACGTGGCGGCGATGATCCTCTTTCTCGCCTCCGACGACGCGCGGCTTGTAACCGGTCACAACTACTGGGTCGACGCCGGGTGGCGTTGA
- a CDS encoding Gfo/Idh/MocA family oxidoreductase, which yields MPTTPDPTPAPLPPAPAEPVRAALIGRGAGGTVFHAPLLRALPEFQLLAVAGSAETPAVLADPTVELVVISTPTETHAALAAAALEAGKHVVIDKPMAVDVADADRLIALAAERGRLLTVFQNRRWDGDFLTVRRLLGEGAVGRPALFEACWDRFRPTIKPGWRERPAPGTGLLFDLGSHLLDQALVLFGVPEWIEADVAAQRPEAAVDDWFDLRLGYGPLRVRLSASTLVADPRPRFALHGSGGSFVKHGLDPQEERLRAGLDPRSPGFGNDPVAGTLTLADGRREAIATEPGCYLDFYRGVAAAIRAGAPPPVDPAGPRAGLRLIDLARRSAREGRRLPA from the coding sequence ATGCCCACGACCCCCGACCCTACCCCCGCGCCGCTGCCGCCTGCCCCCGCCGAGCCGGTCCGCGCCGCGCTGATCGGACGGGGTGCGGGCGGAACCGTGTTCCACGCGCCGCTGCTGCGCGCGCTTCCCGAGTTCCAGCTGCTCGCCGTCGCCGGCTCGGCCGAGACGCCCGCGGTGCTCGCCGACCCGACGGTCGAGCTGGTCGTCATTTCGACCCCGACCGAGACCCACGCCGCGCTCGCCGCCGCCGCGCTGGAGGCCGGCAAGCATGTGGTCATCGACAAGCCGATGGCGGTGGACGTCGCCGACGCCGACCGGCTGATCGCGCTGGCGGCCGAGCGCGGGCGGCTGCTGACGGTCTTCCAGAACCGCCGCTGGGACGGTGACTTCCTGACGGTACGGCGGCTGCTTGGCGAGGGAGCGGTGGGAAGGCCGGCGCTGTTCGAGGCGTGCTGGGACCGCTTCCGCCCGACGATCAAGCCCGGCTGGCGCGAGCGGCCGGCGCCGGGGACGGGGCTGTTGTTCGACCTCGGCTCGCACCTGCTCGACCAGGCGCTGGTGCTGTTCGGCGTGCCCGAGTGGATCGAGGCCGATGTCGCGGCGCAGCGGCCGGAGGCGGCGGTCGACGACTGGTTCGACCTCCGCCTCGGCTACGGGCCGCTGCGGGTCCGGCTGTCGGCCTCGACGCTGGTGGCCGACCCCCGTCCGCGCTTCGCGCTGCACGGCAGCGGCGGCAGCTTCGTCAAGCATGGCCTCGACCCGCAGGAAGAGCGGCTGCGCGCCGGGCTCGACCCGCGCTCGCCCGGCTTCGGCAACGATCCGGTGGCGGGAACCCTGACCCTCGCCGACGGCCGACGCGAGGCGATCGCGACCGAGCCGGGCTGCTATCTCGACTTCTACCGCGGGGTCGCCGCGGCGATCCGCGCCGGCGCCCCGCCGCCGGTCGATCCCGCCGGCCCCCGCGCGGGGCTGCGGCTGATCGATCTCGCCCGGCGGAGCGCCCGCGAGGGACGCCGGCTGCCCGCCTAG